DNA from Desulfuromonas sp.:
TGCCCCAGTTCGGCCTCTTCCCCCGCGCCGCCCCCTTCTACGAATCGGTCGCCGAAAAGCACCGCCTCCCCTATGCCGAAGAGATCCTCACCGACATCCTCACCGAGCGCAGCCTGAAAAGCGACCCCATCCACCCCAATGCCGAGGGCTACAGGCAACTGGCCGAGGCCCTGACCGCACTCATTCGAAAAGCCCAGGGGGGATAGCCCCACCGAAGGAGGGACCATGCTGCCGTCCAAGCCGAAAAAAGCCTTCGACGCCTTTTACAACACGGTCCGCGACGAAACGATTCTGGACCGCAAGACCACCGCCATCGTCGGCCTCGCCGCGGCCATGGCCGCCGGCTGCTCGCCCTGAATGGACCACTACCTTGGCGTCGCCAGGAAAAGGGGTTTGAACGAGGCTGAGATCGGCGCGATTCAGGGAATTGTCATGGCCGTGGCGGCGGGCAAGGTCAATGCCACCTTCCGCGAGGTGGAGGCCCGGGCAACCGACGGCGGGGACGCATGAAACAAGCGCCTCCACCATTTGAAGACCCGGCCGCCTGGATCAGGGAGACGGTTCGGGATTTCGTGGCAGGCAGCCCCGCCAACACCCTCGGAGACGACAGCGGAGAGCCGTCCTGGGGACCGCCCCTGGTCGGATTCTCCCGGGGAGACGACCCCCTTTACGCGCAGTTCAAGAGCGACATCGGCCCCTTCCTGTGGACCCCCCTGGAGGCCTTCGAGCAGGGCTATCCCGACGGGGACGCGGCGGCGGGCGACCTGGCGGTGATCAGCTACGTCCTTCCCCAGACCGCCGCGACCCGGGCCGACCAGCGCCGGGAATCCGGTGTCCCCTCCGAGCGCTGGACCCGCTCGCGCCATTTCGGCGAAATCTTCAACGAAGAGCTGCGGCGGCATCTGGCGGAAGTCCTCAAGAAAGCCGGCATCCCCGCCGCGGCCCCGGCCCTCTCACCCCTCTTCGACTACCGCATGTCCGACCGTCTCGGCCTGGCCTCCAACTGGTCGGAGCGCCACGCGGCCTACGCCTCGGGCCTGGGCACCTTCGGCCTCTCCGACGGCCTGATCACCGCACGGGGCAAGGCGATGCGCTGCGGATCGGTGGTGGCTCGCATCGCCATCGCCCCCACCCCCCGCCCCTACAAAACGCACACGGACTGGTGCCTGTACTACGCCCGGGGAACTTGCGGGGTCTGCATCAGCCGCTGTCCGGTCGGGGCGATCACCCGCGAAGGCCACGACAAGGCCGGGTGTTTCAAGTACATCCGCGGAGTGACGGCGGTCCATGCCCGGAAGATCCTCGGCATCGACGCCACCCCCTGCGGCCTGTGCCAGGTCGCCATCCCCTGCGAATCGCGCAACCCCCTGGAGACCACGCCTGCCCCCCGCCCGAGGGCCACCACTGACAGCCCCTAAAGAGGTTGACACTGCCCCGTGCGGGTGCTATCAAGGAACGGTTTTCCCACACTTTTTTCACCCCAAGCCGGAGGTTGTGCCAGTGATCAACATCGATTTCGACAAGATGGGCGGGCTGATCCCCGCCATCATCCAGGACCACGAAAACGGCGAAGTGCTGATGGTCGCCTTCATGGACAAGAAGACCCTCGAAAACACTCTGCGCGACGGCAAGACCTGGTTCTTCAGCCGCACCCGCCAAAAGTACTGGATGAAGGGCGAAGAGTCCGGAAACACCCAGGACGTGGTCGAGGTCCTCACCGACTGCGACGCCGACACGGTGGTCATCAAGGTCAAGCAGAACGGCCCCGCCGCCTGCCACACCGGCAACCGCAGCTGCTTCTACGTTCGCTGGGAGGACGGCCAGTGGGTTGAGCACAGCAACCCCCTCTTCGACCCCGACGAAGTCTACAAGAAAAAATAGGGGGGACTCTGCCATGAGCAAGGAACTGAAATTCGGCGTCCCGAAGGGGAGCCTCGAGAACGCCACCGTCGAG
Protein-coding regions in this window:
- a CDS encoding 4Fe-4S ferredoxin; translated protein: MKQAPPPFEDPAAWIRETVRDFVAGSPANTLGDDSGEPSWGPPLVGFSRGDDPLYAQFKSDIGPFLWTPLEAFEQGYPDGDAAAGDLAVISYVLPQTAATRADQRRESGVPSERWTRSRHFGEIFNEELRRHLAEVLKKAGIPAAAPALSPLFDYRMSDRLGLASNWSERHAAYASGLGTFGLSDGLITARGKAMRCGSVVARIAIAPTPRPYKTHTDWCLYYARGTCGVCISRCPVGAITREGHDKAGCFKYIRGVTAVHARKILGIDATPCGLCQVAIPCESRNPLETTPAPRPRATTDSP
- the hisI gene encoding phosphoribosyl-AMP cyclohydrolase — its product is MINIDFDKMGGLIPAIIQDHENGEVLMVAFMDKKTLENTLRDGKTWFFSRTRQKYWMKGEESGNTQDVVEVLTDCDADTVVIKVKQNGPAACHTGNRSCFYVRWEDGQWVEHSNPLFDPDEVYKKK